A region from the Dermacentor andersoni chromosome 11, qqDerAnde1_hic_scaffold, whole genome shotgun sequence genome encodes:
- the LOC140214156 gene encoding sodium/iodide cotransporter-like — protein sequence MDTPPVHAVDYVLLVGLTVVSLGAGLYFSVRRRSRSQDEAFLGGRSIPSLPLAISAVASSVTAMSIIAFVAHYYVYGFHTLWAIPAFVPAGIVVTTVFLPVMYERRVTSVFEYLRMRYGNSVGIASSFIYFVLSQALGAVAIYSAAVAVSTMLGLSPIIASIILGVSGTVYTALVSYPLFK from the exons ATGGATACGCCGCCGGTGCACGCCGTGGATTACGTCCTCCTAGTCGGCCTCACCGTGGTTAGCCTAG GCGCCGGTCTCTACTTTTCGGTGCGTCGACGAAGCCGCAGCCAGGATGAGGCCTTCCTGGGGGGCCGCAGCATCCCGTCGCTGCCGCTGGCCATCTCGGCGGTCGCGTCCAGCGTCACCGCCATGAGCATCATCGCCTTCGTGGCCCACTACTACGTGTACGGCTTCCACACCCTATGGGCCATTCCGGCGTTCGTGCCGGCCGGCATCGTGGTCACCACGGTGTTCCTGCCCGTCATGTACGAGCGGAGGGTCACGTCCGTGTtcgag TACCTGCGCATGCGATATGGGAACAGCGTTGGAATCGCCTCATCCTTCATATATTTCGTTCTAAGC CAAGCATTAGGTGCAGTGGCCATCTACAGTGCAGCGGTTGCCGTGTCGACAA TGCTCGGCCTGTCTCCCATAATTGCGAGCATCATTCTGGGAGTGTCTGGAACGGTTTACACTGCACTGGTAAGTTACCCGCTGTTCAAGTGA